In a genomic window of Candidatus Flexicrinis proximus:
- a CDS encoding D-2-hydroxyacid dehydrogenase: protein MPDSDSKPRIVVTVNVPDSTLDALRASAPAYRVDKYAGEVPNAVWLETEVLFTSRVYPTPEQAPRLRWIQTCSAGFDWALTHPIAQHKDILITSVSGIHATPIAEYCLGMMLALNLKIPTMIEYKREKSWGKDRNTGFGPAPLRGKTVGIVGYGSIGRELARLCEAIGMNVLAAKRDVMHVEAGDAFYLHDETGDPQGEIPARIYPGQAIATMARECDFLVVTVPLTGGTRHLIDIRVFDAMKETAYFLNIARGDVVDEQALIGALQTQRIAGAALDVFAEEPLPATSPLWGLPNVIISPHVAGNTPDYNERSAKVFAENLRRYVERKVLMNALNRTEGY, encoded by the coding sequence ATGCCGGATAGTGACTCTAAACCGCGGATCGTCGTCACCGTCAACGTCCCGGACTCGACTCTCGACGCCCTGCGCGCAAGCGCACCTGCGTATCGCGTGGACAAGTATGCGGGAGAAGTCCCCAACGCGGTCTGGCTTGAGACGGAGGTGCTGTTCACATCACGGGTCTACCCGACGCCGGAGCAGGCACCGCGGCTGCGCTGGATCCAGACCTGTTCGGCGGGATTTGACTGGGCGCTCACGCATCCGATCGCACAGCATAAAGACATCCTGATCACCTCAGTCAGCGGGATCCACGCCACGCCAATTGCCGAATACTGCCTGGGCATGATGCTGGCACTGAACCTGAAGATCCCGACGATGATCGAATACAAGCGCGAGAAGAGCTGGGGCAAAGATCGCAACACGGGATTTGGCCCGGCGCCGCTGCGCGGGAAAACCGTCGGTATCGTCGGCTATGGCAGCATCGGGCGGGAATTGGCGCGGCTGTGCGAAGCAATCGGGATGAATGTGCTGGCCGCCAAGCGCGATGTGATGCACGTTGAGGCGGGCGACGCGTTTTACCTCCACGATGAAACGGGTGATCCGCAGGGCGAAATCCCGGCGCGTATCTATCCCGGTCAGGCGATTGCCACGATGGCGCGCGAGTGCGATTTCCTGGTGGTGACGGTCCCACTCACGGGGGGCACACGGCATCTGATCGATATACGGGTATTCGATGCAATGAAGGAGACGGCCTACTTCCTAAACATTGCCCGCGGGGACGTAGTCGATGAACAGGCATTGATCGGGGCGCTGCAAACACAGCGGATCGCAGGGGCGGCACTCGACGTTTTCGCGGAGGAACCACTGCCGGCTACGAGCCCACTGTGGGGTCTGCCGAACGTCATCATCAGCCCGCATGTGGCGGGAAATACGCCGGACTATAACGAACGCAGCGCAAAAGTCTTCGCAGAAAATCTGCGCCGCTATGTGGAGCGCAAAGTGCTGATGAACGCGCTGAACCGGACCGAGGGGTATTAG
- a CDS encoding tetratricopeptide repeat protein gives MSGDELREQGVAAAKAGRKDEARTLLARATQLNPRDTQAWLFLASVTDDKKARLLALRKVLELEPTNKLAIAAVKALGVDPDKLIATAAADSTPPQPPPPPVSPTATSTIRSLGGPPPAGIQRPAKPEDDDLDDVLGAEFAALADPKAGPPTQADLNMLFGGEPTPPAASGPKKLQSLGDRRRATEEVPSAPSEPPRSRAAFDPNRPGVPVPDPEFVAQAVKDVDFLAQSLLGQMSGISADWVKKEKGRAGESDIWRLRAQIWGLVGAFILTLAIVAAIVLSTEEAQRVIFNRRTLVPSRTPTNTPTFTPGFTPTPTATLDSTRFPTHTPSATIPLTLSPVGRPNATPRPTQRYLPVPLDGGLPGAVTLLDRGLVLEALPTLDAEYNVVESGNFGPNAYYWDGIALARAGKFSEALNVLTAGESRLESDTTASARPQFKALIDLGFAEYELLRGLNFLSRGEAGNAQASFEVARARAEAALEFDARYAQGYLIIARTWKAERNPEEALATLDRPYELLDRVPEFGINMDFVIERGEIYLLRAEMREANGDADGVRANLEAAMYQGYYGVYLNPFDRRAHEMRISTALELGRAGDAVLANDTYRLYFPNDARALRRLGDARVAEGNTDLALGSYAAALDADLHDVDGVPGPDSADILSDRARVYLSEGEYAAALADLNTALTILPDRQDIQTIRMDAAYAAGDYVTALADAQALFNSRAAPNDVYKLMEARVLVTTSAYAEPAERRAALQQADDALDFVGPNLPSNLRAVAGEVRAEVLLERGFPADAVVAADETLELVNSPRVRIIRGQAWEAQGRLDNARRDFQRALDDTQDVDEDLALKARVGLERVSVASTATATSITATAIAGRTATAEANRTATQSARESATANAQFTGTAEANTQATGTAAANATSTAEAELEESLTPSVTPTGTREEGPTLTPTRTPSPSGATHTPTRTPTRTPTRTPTLAGSDDGDGSGEAVPTP, from the coding sequence ATGTCGGGCGATGAACTGCGCGAACAGGGAGTAGCGGCGGCAAAGGCCGGCCGCAAAGACGAAGCGCGCACGCTGCTGGCGCGAGCGACACAGCTCAATCCGCGCGATACGCAGGCGTGGTTGTTCCTTGCCAGCGTGACAGACGACAAAAAGGCGCGCCTGCTGGCGCTGAGAAAAGTCCTTGAGCTTGAGCCAACCAATAAGCTGGCAATCGCGGCGGTCAAGGCACTGGGCGTCGACCCCGACAAACTCATTGCGACCGCAGCGGCCGACAGCACCCCGCCCCAACCGCCACCACCGCCCGTTTCCCCCACCGCGACATCGACAATACGGTCGCTTGGCGGGCCACCGCCGGCCGGAATACAAAGACCAGCCAAGCCGGAAGATGATGACCTGGACGACGTGCTGGGCGCCGAATTCGCCGCCCTTGCCGATCCGAAAGCAGGCCCTCCGACCCAGGCAGACCTCAATATGCTGTTTGGCGGTGAACCCACGCCCCCGGCGGCCAGCGGCCCCAAGAAACTACAATCCTTAGGCGATCGGCGACGCGCAACCGAAGAAGTTCCGTCGGCGCCAAGTGAACCCCCGCGCTCACGCGCGGCATTCGACCCGAACCGGCCAGGCGTGCCGGTCCCTGATCCTGAGTTCGTCGCGCAGGCGGTCAAGGATGTCGATTTTCTGGCACAGTCGCTCCTCGGCCAGATGTCGGGCATCAGCGCCGATTGGGTGAAGAAAGAGAAGGGCCGGGCTGGAGAATCCGACATCTGGCGGCTGCGCGCGCAAATCTGGGGGCTGGTCGGCGCATTTATCCTCACGCTGGCGATTGTCGCGGCGATCGTGCTTTCCACAGAGGAAGCACAGCGCGTCATCTTCAACCGGCGCACGCTGGTGCCCAGCCGCACGCCCACCAATACACCGACCTTCACGCCGGGCTTCACGCCGACGCCTACCGCGACACTGGACAGCACGCGCTTCCCGACCCATACACCCAGCGCGACGATCCCGCTTACGCTGTCGCCGGTCGGACGGCCGAATGCCACGCCGCGCCCCACGCAGCGGTACCTGCCGGTTCCGCTCGATGGCGGCTTGCCGGGCGCGGTTACCCTGCTGGATCGCGGACTTGTACTGGAGGCGCTGCCGACGCTGGACGCCGAGTATAACGTGGTCGAGAGCGGTAATTTCGGCCCGAACGCTTACTATTGGGATGGAATTGCGCTGGCACGCGCCGGGAAATTCAGCGAGGCGCTAAATGTACTTACGGCGGGAGAGTCGCGGCTGGAGTCCGATACCACGGCCAGCGCGCGGCCGCAGTTCAAGGCGCTGATCGACCTCGGTTTTGCTGAATACGAACTGCTGCGCGGGCTGAATTTCCTGAGCCGAGGGGAGGCAGGCAACGCGCAGGCGTCCTTCGAGGTCGCGCGTGCACGCGCCGAAGCTGCGCTCGAATTCGACGCGCGGTACGCGCAAGGCTATCTGATCATTGCCCGCACATGGAAAGCGGAGCGCAACCCAGAGGAAGCGCTGGCCACCCTTGACCGGCCGTACGAGCTGCTTGACCGCGTACCCGAGTTCGGGATCAACATGGATTTTGTGATCGAGCGCGGCGAGATCTATCTGCTGCGCGCCGAGATGCGCGAAGCGAACGGAGATGCGGATGGCGTGCGGGCTAACCTTGAGGCCGCGATGTATCAAGGGTATTACGGCGTATACCTGAATCCATTTGACCGCCGCGCCCACGAGATGCGGATTTCGACTGCCCTTGAACTGGGACGCGCGGGCGATGCCGTGTTGGCCAACGATACCTACCGGTTGTACTTCCCGAACGACGCCCGCGCGCTGCGCCGTCTGGGAGACGCGCGGGTCGCAGAAGGCAATACCGACCTGGCGCTCGGATCGTATGCTGCCGCGCTCGACGCCGACCTGCACGATGTGGACGGCGTCCCTGGCCCGGACTCGGCTGACATCCTCAGCGACCGCGCGCGGGTTTATCTGAGCGAGGGAGAATACGCGGCGGCGCTGGCCGACCTGAATACTGCGCTCACCATTCTGCCAGACCGCCAGGACATTCAGACGATCCGGATGGATGCCGCGTATGCCGCAGGCGACTATGTGACGGCGCTGGCTGACGCGCAGGCGCTGTTTAACAGCCGTGCTGCGCCCAACGATGTCTATAAACTGATGGAGGCGCGCGTCCTGGTCACCACCAGCGCCTACGCCGAGCCGGCGGAGCGACGTGCCGCGCTGCAGCAGGCGGATGACGCGCTTGATTTTGTGGGACCCAACCTGCCGTCGAACCTGCGCGCGGTTGCCGGCGAAGTTCGCGCCGAAGTGCTGCTCGAACGCGGGTTCCCCGCCGATGCTGTTGTGGCCGCTGACGAGACGCTCGAACTGGTCAATTCGCCACGCGTTCGCATTATCCGTGGCCAGGCCTGGGAAGCGCAGGGCAGGCTCGACAATGCGCGGCGCGATTTCCAGCGCGCCCTGGACGATACGCAAGACGTCGACGAAGACCTGGCGCTGAAGGCACGCGTCGGTCTGGAGCGCGTTTCAGTCGCATCTACCGCAACGGCAACCTCCATCACGGCTACAGCGATTGCCGGCAGGACTGCAACCGCCGAGGCAAACCGGACCGCGACGCAAAGTGCCCGCGAATCCGCGACAGCCAATGCCCAGTTTACCGGAACGGCAGAGGCGAACACGCAGGCTACAGGAACTGCCGCGGCAAACGCAACCTCGACCGCTGAGGCGGAACTGGAAGAGTCGCTGACCCCCAGCGTGACGCCAACCGGAACCCGCGAAGAAGGGCCAACCCTAACGCCAACCCGTACACCGTCGCCGTCAGGGGCTACCCATACCCCTACACGCACACCGACCCGTACACCGACACGGACCCCCACGCTGGCCGGAAGCGACGACGGTGATGGGAGCGGGGAAGCCGTCCCCACTCCGTAA
- a CDS encoding ribonuclease J: MAKANNSNSTKLRIIPLGGLGEIGKNMTVFEMGNDAIIVDTGLMFPANDMLGVDYIIPDFKYLQDRKDLKIHAILYTHGHEDHTGAVQHVINAFQGVPIYATPLTAGLLENKLKEARLTQYTKINTFMAGDTIKVGPFVVDSFHVNHSIPQCVGFGIHTPWGVIVHTGDFKFDHTPVDGQAADYARLAGFQKQGALLLMADSTNADRPGWTPSEAIIDGAFDQVFREAKGRIMVATFASLISRVQQVANTAMRYGRKMAIAGYSMEKNIDIARKLGILKAPDSLFVDVQRVGHLPDNQVVIMVTGAQGEPSAVLARLANGQHRNLEVEEGDTIVLSSHPIPGNEEMVFRTINQLIRRGANVIYDPILPVHVSGHGSQEEMRLMLNLVKPKYFMPVHGELRHLRAHAKLAVESGVAEKNIFVCENGQVIEITSKGLRTAERIPGGYVFVDGSGVGDIGRAVIRDREILSRDGFLVVVVNIDRKNGAVVGEPELVSRGFAFQPNDPDLLRQIKAVVADSMSAGRRNGRRREMLEENLSKVLYSETRRRPMVLSVINEQ, from the coding sequence ATGGCAAAAGCAAACAACTCCAATAGCACCAAGCTACGCATCATCCCACTTGGCGGGCTGGGCGAAATTGGCAAGAACATGACCGTTTTCGAGATGGGCAATGATGCCATTATCGTCGATACCGGCTTGATGTTCCCCGCCAACGACATGCTCGGCGTCGACTATATCATCCCGGATTTCAAGTATCTGCAGGACCGCAAAGACCTGAAAATCCACGCGATCCTGTATACCCACGGTCACGAGGACCATACCGGCGCGGTTCAGCACGTAATTAACGCCTTTCAGGGCGTGCCGATCTATGCCACCCCGCTCACCGCTGGCCTGCTGGAAAACAAGCTCAAGGAAGCCCGGCTGACCCAGTACACCAAAATCAACACGTTCATGGCCGGAGATACCATCAAGGTCGGTCCGTTCGTGGTCGACAGCTTCCATGTCAACCACAGCATTCCTCAGTGTGTCGGCTTCGGCATCCATACGCCATGGGGTGTTATCGTCCACACCGGCGACTTCAAATTTGACCATACGCCCGTCGACGGCCAGGCCGCCGATTACGCGCGGCTGGCCGGCTTCCAGAAACAGGGCGCGCTCCTGCTGATGGCCGACAGCACCAACGCGGATCGTCCCGGCTGGACGCCCTCTGAGGCGATCATCGACGGCGCGTTTGATCAGGTGTTCCGCGAAGCCAAAGGCCGCATTATGGTCGCCACCTTCGCCTCCTTGATTAGCCGTGTCCAGCAGGTTGCCAATACCGCCATGCGCTACGGTCGCAAGATGGCGATTGCCGGATACAGCATGGAAAAGAACATCGACATCGCGCGCAAACTCGGCATCCTAAAAGCACCGGACAGCCTGTTTGTCGACGTCCAGCGTGTCGGCCACCTTCCGGACAATCAGGTCGTGATTATGGTCACCGGCGCACAGGGTGAGCCGTCGGCTGTTCTCGCCCGCCTCGCCAACGGCCAGCACCGTAATCTCGAGGTTGAGGAAGGCGACACGATTGTCCTGTCGTCGCATCCGATCCCTGGTAACGAAGAAATGGTCTTCCGCACAATCAATCAGCTCATCCGCCGCGGCGCCAACGTCATCTACGATCCGATCCTGCCGGTGCACGTCTCCGGCCACGGCAGCCAGGAAGAAATGCGCCTGATGCTTAACCTGGTTAAGCCAAAGTATTTCATGCCGGTTCACGGTGAACTGCGTCATTTGCGCGCCCATGCCAAACTCGCGGTCGAGTCGGGTGTCGCGGAGAAGAACATCTTTGTCTGCGAGAACGGCCAGGTGATCGAGATCACCAGCAAGGGCCTTCGCACTGCTGAACGCATCCCCGGCGGCTATGTCTTCGTCGATGGCAGCGGCGTCGGCGATATTGGCCGCGCGGTCATCCGTGATCGCGAAATCCTCTCGCGCGATGGCTTTCTTGTCGTGGTCGTCAATATCGACCGCAAGAACGGGGCAGTCGTCGGGGAGCCGGAACTCGTCAGCCGTGGTTTCGCGTTCCAGCCGAATGATCCCGACCTCCTGCGTCAGATCAAGGCGGTTGTCGCCGATAGCATGAGCGCCGGCCGCCGTAACGGGCGCCGTCGCGAGATGTTGGAGGAAAACCTGTCCAAGGTCCTCTACTCCGAAACCCGCCGCCGTCCGATGGTCCTCAGCGTCATTAACGAGCAGTAG
- a CDS encoding ammonium transporter, whose translation MRIRLRPKLVRRLVVLAIAAMVLALFGTNALAQDEVALATQASVDTTWVLLTGFLVFFMQCGFAMLETGLIRQTSAVNALLENFIDAGVTAVAFWAVGFGIAFGTSAGGLIGTSNFFLSDAIIIADGSVTFAKFGAYPNLDVLTMFFFQFAFAATASTITTGAMAERTDFVGDLIYSAVMGAISYPIIVHWIWGGGWLAQMGFHDFAGSTVVHTVGGVTAIIGAWMLGPRKSRIGKNGEWKPLPAPHNLGLATIGAMILWFGWYGFNPGSTLGTANTGLIGLVTLNTTLGAAGGTLSCMFMQYFRSKKWDLVYTLNGSLAGLVAITAGCAFVSPVAALLIGAVGGVLVIYAADFVERIKIDDPVGAFAVHGACGIWGTLAIGLFGMPGLTYGVEATVGGGLLYGGGISLLGVQAVGSLATILFTGVFAVVMFGALKAFGHLHVSSKVDDFSVFIDDFEHGQAIQPDIRPAKSLDEGGYADSVAAPAAGD comes from the coding sequence ATGCGAATTCGTCTACGCCCTAAGCTCGTACGCCGTCTCGTCGTACTCGCCATTGCTGCAATGGTCTTAGCCCTGTTCGGCACGAATGCCCTCGCCCAAGATGAAGTCGCTCTGGCGACCCAGGCTTCGGTCGACACGACTTGGGTTCTCTTGACGGGTTTCCTGGTCTTCTTTATGCAGTGCGGTTTCGCCATGTTGGAGACCGGCTTGATCCGTCAGACCAGTGCAGTCAACGCCCTGCTCGAGAATTTCATCGATGCCGGGGTCACTGCCGTCGCCTTCTGGGCAGTAGGTTTCGGAATCGCCTTCGGCACTTCCGCAGGCGGTCTGATCGGCACAAGCAATTTTTTCCTTAGCGACGCGATCATTATCGCCGACGGCAGCGTCACCTTCGCCAAGTTCGGCGCTTACCCGAACCTTGACGTCCTCACCATGTTCTTCTTCCAGTTCGCCTTTGCCGCGACGGCCAGCACCATTACCACCGGCGCGATGGCTGAACGTACCGATTTCGTGGGCGACCTGATCTACAGCGCAGTCATGGGCGCGATCAGCTACCCGATCATTGTTCACTGGATTTGGGGCGGCGGTTGGCTGGCTCAGATGGGCTTTCACGACTTCGCGGGCAGCACCGTCGTGCATACGGTCGGGGGTGTCACCGCGATTATCGGCGCATGGATGCTTGGACCGCGCAAGAGTCGTATCGGCAAGAATGGTGAATGGAAACCCTTGCCCGCACCACATAACCTCGGTTTGGCCACGATTGGCGCGATGATTCTGTGGTTTGGCTGGTATGGTTTTAACCCCGGTTCGACCCTCGGCACGGCCAATACCGGCCTCATTGGTCTCGTCACGCTCAACACAACCCTCGGCGCCGCGGGCGGCACCCTGTCCTGTATGTTCATGCAGTACTTCCGCAGCAAGAAGTGGGACTTGGTCTACACGCTTAACGGTTCGCTGGCTGGTCTGGTAGCCATCACGGCTGGCTGCGCATTTGTTAGTCCGGTTGCGGCGCTGCTGATCGGCGCTGTCGGCGGCGTACTCGTGATCTACGCAGCAGACTTCGTAGAACGTATCAAGATCGATGATCCCGTCGGCGCATTTGCGGTGCATGGCGCTTGCGGTATCTGGGGAACCCTCGCCATCGGCCTGTTCGGTATGCCCGGACTGACCTATGGAGTAGAAGCAACGGTTGGCGGTGGCTTACTCTATGGCGGCGGTATTTCGCTGCTCGGCGTTCAGGCAGTGGGTTCCCTGGCGACAATCCTGTTCACCGGCGTATTTGCTGTGGTCATGTTTGGCGCCCTCAAAGCGTTCGGTCATCTGCACGTCAGCAGTAAGGTCGATGACTTCTCCGTCTTTATTGACGACTTCGAGCACGGTCAGGCCATTCAGCCCGACATCCGCCCTGCTAAGTCGCTAGACGAGGGCGGTTATGCAGATAGTGTGGCGGCTCCCGCGGCCGGCGACTAA
- a CDS encoding phosphotransferase — MNVQEQILRNQLEAYLAERPEAGADSRIETLTRIGGRGATGVYAFALVYDEAGERVTQKLVLKTYANSPEGIDRALKERHALYHLRTARYPVPAVMAVETSPEALGVPFVIMQQVEGQTLGAALQSADDRKRRGLIAQFVGLLVDLHARGPEALIRREMSPVSAHALINREIHTLRGLAQNRDQQEYLPVIDWLYERRKSVSSEGMVVNHRNYTLSNVLVGPTGAMSVVDWGWQIGDARFDLAWTLLDLERAGLGELRDDVLAEYERVTGAMVADLPYFEVVAALRWLMDAVHEARKAGTLKAGQELLREAMLPSTREAAAKIAERTGTALPDAETLLA, encoded by the coding sequence ATGAACGTACAAGAACAAATCCTGCGGAACCAGCTCGAAGCCTACCTGGCCGAGCGGCCGGAAGCCGGCGCAGACTCGCGCATCGAAACGCTGACCCGCATCGGCGGGCGCGGCGCGACCGGCGTCTACGCTTTCGCGCTCGTTTACGACGAAGCCGGCGAACGGGTGACGCAAAAACTGGTGCTGAAAACATACGCGAACTCGCCTGAGGGCATCGATCGCGCGCTCAAGGAACGGCACGCCCTCTACCATCTGCGGACGGCACGCTATCCGGTGCCGGCGGTGATGGCGGTTGAAACCAGCCCGGAAGCGCTGGGTGTCCCTTTTGTCATTATGCAGCAGGTCGAGGGGCAGACGCTGGGCGCAGCGCTGCAAAGCGCCGACGACCGCAAGCGGCGCGGACTGATCGCCCAGTTCGTGGGCCTGCTGGTCGATCTGCATGCGCGCGGCCCGGAAGCCCTGATCCGGCGCGAGATGTCGCCGGTCAGCGCACACGCCTTGATCAACCGCGAAATCCACACGCTGCGCGGATTGGCCCAGAATCGCGACCAGCAGGAATATCTGCCCGTGATTGATTGGCTGTACGAACGGCGCAAGTCGGTGAGCAGCGAAGGGATGGTGGTCAATCACCGCAACTACACGCTTTCCAACGTGCTGGTGGGGCCGACTGGCGCGATGTCGGTGGTGGACTGGGGGTGGCAGATCGGTGATGCGCGTTTCGACCTGGCGTGGACGCTGCTCGACCTTGAACGCGCCGGACTCGGCGAACTGCGCGACGACGTGCTGGCGGAATATGAGCGGGTCACGGGCGCAATGGTGGCCGATCTGCCCTACTTCGAGGTGGTGGCTGCGCTGCGCTGGCTGATGGATGCGGTTCACGAGGCGCGGAAGGCCGGCACGCTGAAGGCCGGTCAGGAACTGCTGCGCGAGGCGATGCTGCCTTCCACGCGCGAGGCTGCCGCGAAGATCGCCGAACGCACCGGCACCGCACTGCCTGACGCCGAAACTCTGCTGGCCTAG
- a CDS encoding ammonium transporter, with the protein MNKSRRRLWVRLIAMAIATAMLAIFGTTITLAQDVVDPTANALAALEVSINSTFIFIAAIFVFFMQAGFAFLEAGMIRQRGAVNSLMENFMDAAFGGLAFFATGYALALGVDNGSGLFGTTNFFLSDAVTIKDGVVDYGTGVSVYMMFFFQYAFCATAGTIATGAMAERVNFIGKIIYSIVIAGFTYPIVIHWIWGGGWLFQQGFLDFAGSTAVHLSGAMLAITGAIVIGPRIGRVWGSPPKPHNLAYAALGTMILWLGWYGFNPGSALSMGNNGFVGLVAVTTTLAACAGAFSASLFAYFRTGGKWDLSAALNGSLAGLVGITAGCAFVSPTSSIVIGVIAGVLVLLTADVMERLKIDDAAGAFAVHGVCGIFGTLAIGIFGQPELGANGLLFGGGVQQLGIQALGAGAVFVFMGLTSYVLFLVIKALGVLRISAKGEEMGIDLYEHGATIPQEDVLIAVPGESAAIPSRGAAVAPAGD; encoded by the coding sequence ATGAACAAAAGCCGCAGACGTCTCTGGGTTCGTCTTATCGCAATGGCGATCGCAACCGCCATGCTCGCGATATTCGGTACGACAATTACGCTTGCACAGGACGTAGTGGACCCAACAGCCAACGCATTGGCTGCCCTCGAGGTCTCAATCAACTCTACGTTCATCTTCATCGCGGCGATCTTCGTCTTCTTCATGCAGGCGGGATTTGCGTTTCTGGAAGCCGGTATGATCCGTCAGCGCGGCGCGGTGAACTCCCTGATGGAGAATTTCATGGACGCGGCGTTTGGCGGCCTGGCCTTTTTCGCCACCGGATATGCGCTCGCGCTCGGCGTTGACAATGGAAGCGGGTTGTTCGGAACGACCAACTTCTTCCTGAGCGACGCGGTCACGATCAAGGATGGCGTTGTCGACTACGGCACCGGCGTCTCCGTTTACATGATGTTCTTCTTCCAGTATGCCTTCTGCGCTACGGCCGGCACGATCGCCACGGGTGCAATGGCCGAACGCGTGAACTTCATCGGCAAGATCATCTACTCCATCGTGATCGCCGGTTTCACATATCCGATCGTCATTCACTGGATTTGGGGCGGCGGTTGGCTGTTTCAGCAGGGTTTCCTCGATTTCGCGGGCAGCACGGCTGTCCACCTGTCAGGCGCGATGCTGGCGATCACCGGTGCGATTGTCATCGGCCCGCGCATTGGCCGCGTGTGGGGTTCGCCACCGAAGCCGCATAACCTGGCTTACGCTGCGCTTGGCACGATGATCCTGTGGCTCGGCTGGTACGGTTTCAACCCCGGTTCGGCCCTAAGCATGGGTAACAACGGCTTCGTCGGGCTGGTCGCCGTGACCACCACCCTGGCGGCGTGTGCCGGTGCGTTCTCCGCTTCGCTGTTCGCATACTTCCGCACGGGCGGCAAGTGGGATCTATCGGCAGCGCTGAACGGCTCGCTGGCTGGTCTGGTCGGTATAACGGCGGGCTGCGCGTTCGTTTCGCCTACTTCTTCGATCGTCATCGGCGTGATTGCGGGCGTCCTCGTGCTGCTCACCGCTGACGTGATGGAACGTCTGAAGATTGACGATGCGGCCGGCGCGTTTGCGGTACACGGTGTCTGCGGTATCTTCGGTACACTCGCGATCGGTATTTTCGGTCAGCCGGAACTGGGCGCGAACGGGCTGCTCTTCGGCGGCGGCGTGCAGCAACTCGGTATTCAGGCACTGGGTGCCGGCGCGGTGTTCGTCTTCATGGGCCTGACCTCGTATGTGCTGTTCCTGGTCATCAAGGCACTCGGCGTGCTGCGCATCTCGGCTAAGGGCGAAGAAATGGGCATCGACCTGTACGAGCACGGAGCCACCATTCCGCAGGAAGACGTCCTGATCGCAGTCCCAGGCGAATCGGCGGCGATCCCGTCACGCGGGGCAGCAGTCGCCCCTGCCGGCGACTAA
- a CDS encoding NUDIX domain-containing protein, producing the protein MSPHIRVSASAVVVNDGRLLLVKFDDESGIHYNLPGGGADPGESAADCCVREVLEETSALVTVGRLLLVREYEPVRCRNSFGRKHKLNLIFACDLVSGSTVEMPRTPDADQIGVEWVELERLTEINLVSPTLARQILDSLAVMTTLYVMESC; encoded by the coding sequence ATGTCGCCACATATCCGGGTTAGTGCCAGCGCTGTGGTGGTGAACGACGGAAGACTCCTGCTCGTCAAATTCGACGACGAGTCTGGTATTCACTATAACCTGCCCGGAGGGGGCGCAGATCCCGGCGAGAGCGCTGCTGATTGCTGCGTCCGCGAAGTGCTTGAGGAAACAAGCGCGCTGGTCACGGTGGGGCGTCTACTGCTGGTGCGCGAATATGAACCGGTACGCTGCCGGAACTCCTTCGGCAGAAAGCACAAGTTGAACCTGATCTTCGCGTGCGACCTTGTGTCTGGCAGTACCGTCGAGATGCCGAGGACGCCGGATGCAGATCAGATCGGCGTGGAATGGGTAGAGCTTGAGAGGCTGACGGAGATCAACTTGGTCAGTCCGACGCTGGCGCGGCAGATCCTTGACTCACTGGCCGTGATGACAACGCTGTATGTAATGGAATCGTGCTGA